The genomic DNA GGTGGGATACGGGTTTGACTACGCCCAAAAATACCGCAACCTGAAAGACATCTGCGTGCTGGACCCAAAAGCCAAATAAAAAAAGGCTGACTCGCGATAAATACATTATATATAATATATTTACCGCGAAATCAGCCTTTAGCCAAGACTTTTGTCTTGCGCTATTAGAATATGTCGTTTTTAAAAAAATTATTCATAAAATATCGTTCATTCTTGGTTTTTTAAATAACCAAAATATGTTATAATATAAAATGTAAAATATGAGTTAGGCAAATGAAAGAGCGGCAATACCCTGCCAAAATTGTTCTCAACACTTATGAAAACGGTAATCAAACTTTAAGGATAAACACGGACGGCGCCGTAACTTTTCGCGGACAAGGCGTTTTTATTGATTTTAACAGCGAAGATTACCAAATGACAATCGGCTTTTCAGAAGACACAATAACCCTAACGCGTATTGGCGAACAATCTTACACGATTATACTATCAAAAGGAAAAACGGAAGAATTTAGGCTTCATACCAATTATGGAATAATCCCTATCAAAGTAACAGCCAATGAAATTGAGCTCTTGGACAAAGACGGAGTTATTGATTTGACTTTGGATTATTCTATGAAAGCGTCCCTCTTAACTAGCGTAATCAACTATAAATTAAGTTTAATTTGTACCTATGGAGGAACAAAATGAAATTGCAATGGCTGGGGCATTCTTGTTTTTTGTTGGAAGAAAGCACAGGCACGGCCATTATTACCGACCCTTACGATAAAAAGTTGACAGGGTTTGAAATGCCCGGTCTTAGAGCCGATGTTGTGACTTGTTCCCACAATCATGCCGACCATAACTATGTTATAGGCGTAAAAGGCTCGCCCAAAATCATTAACCGCCCCGGATTGTTTGAGTTCGCGGGCGTCAAAATAACATCTATCCCGAGCTATCACGACAACCAATCAGGCAAATTAAGGGGCGCCAATTTGGTTTTTAAGTTCAGGATTGACGGCATTGATATTTGCCATATGGGCGATATCGGGCAAGACATTACGCCCGAGCTTGCGGACGCGCTTATGCCCGTCAATATCTTGCTAATACCCGTCGGCGGCAACTACACGATTGACGCCGAACAAGCTTTTGACTATGTGACTACGCTTATGCCCGATGTGGTTATACCCATGCATTTCAAAACCCCCGATTGCAAAATAGACATAGACAAGCCCGATTCTTTTATCAAAATGTTTGACGATTCCGTGGTTTGCTTTGAGGAAGACGTTACGCTGAGATTTGACCGCGACGATTTTGAACAAGACTATACAAGAGTCATAGTCCCTAAGCGTTACTATTAGAATTGAAATATTTAGGTATTATTTTAGCGCGCATTGCAAAATCTAACATTAATTATTTTTTCATGCTTTGTTTAATAAAAATATTATTAAGAATCATAAGTTATTTTTGATTTTTGAATTCAATTTTTTTGAATATTTTAATATATAAACAGCTTCAAGGAGATATAGATGAATAAGGTCATTAACAAAGACACCCTGTCAAAAATGGGTATTTTTGAACTGAGAGAATTTGCCCGAAGCGTAGGCGTGGATTCTCCCACAGTGTATAAAAAAGATGTTTTAATTGACAAAATAATGGCCGTCTTAGAAGGCGAGATCACGCCCAAACCGCGTTCCAAAAGGGGACGCCCGCCCAAGCCGCTAATTACGGCGCGTACGGACTTGTCGTATATTAACACGCCTGTGGCGCCCGTGGAAAAAACAAACGGGGTATTGAGCGACTCGGCAACGAGCGAATACGAGGAATTTGAGGAGCGCGAGGGAATACTGGAAATTCATAACGACGGCTATGGTTTTATAAGGGTTAATAATTACGAGCCCAGCGAAAAGGACGCCTATGTGTCCAATCAATTAATCAAAAAATACCGCCTAAGAAAAGGCGATATGATAAAAGGGCAGGTGCGCAAACTGCGCGACGAAAAGCAAAACGCCATCGTCAATATATTAAGCATCAACGGCGTCCGTCCCGAAGACACCCTAAAAAGAGTTAACTTTGACGACCTTATTCCTATTTATCCCAACGAACGGTTTAAGCTTGAATTGCCCAATTCCAGATATGACATCGCGATAAGAAGCATTGACTTAATAGCGCCTATCGGCAAAGGGCAGCGCGGCATGATAGTAAGCCCGCCCAAAGCCGGAAAGACAACGCTCCTTAAAAAAATAGCCACTTCAATCGCCGCCAACCATCCCGAGGCGCACCTTATGGTCTTGCTGATTGACGAACGCCCCGAAGAAGTAACCGATATGCAAAGGTCAACCAAGGGCGAGGTTATATATTCCACATTTGACGAAAGCCCCGAGCACCACACAAGAGCGGCCGAATTGGTTTTGGCGCGCGCGAAGCGGCTTGTGGAGATGAAAAAGGATGTGGTAATATTGCTAGACAGCTTGACAAGGCTGGCAAGAGCTTATAACCTCACTATCCCGCCTACGGGCAGGACCTTGAGCGGCGGCATTGACCCGGGCGCGCTATACAGCCCAAAAAGGTTTTTCGGCTCGGCGCGTAATATAGAAAACGGCGGAAGCCTG from Clostridiales bacterium includes the following:
- a CDS encoding DUF1934 domain-containing protein, whose protein sequence is MKERQYPAKIVLNTYENGNQTLRINTDGAVTFRGQGVFIDFNSEDYQMTIGFSEDTITLTRIGEQSYTIILSKGKTEEFRLHTNYGIIPIKVTANEIELLDKDGVIDLTLDYSMKASLLTSVINYKLSLICTYGGTK
- a CDS encoding MBL fold metallo-hydrolase, giving the protein MKLQWLGHSCFLLEESTGTAIITDPYDKKLTGFEMPGLRADVVTCSHNHADHNYVIGVKGSPKIINRPGLFEFAGVKITSIPSYHDNQSGKLRGANLVFKFRIDGIDICHMGDIGQDITPELADALMPVNILLIPVGGNYTIDAEQAFDYVTTLMPDVVIPMHFKTPDCKIDIDKPDSFIKMFDDSVVCFEEDVTLRFDRDDFEQDYTRVIVPKRYY
- a CDS encoding transcription termination factor Rho, coding for MNKVINKDTLSKMGIFELREFARSVGVDSPTVYKKDVLIDKIMAVLEGEITPKPRSKRGRPPKPLITARTDLSYINTPVAPVEKTNGVLSDSATSEYEEFEEREGILEIHNDGYGFIRVNNYEPSEKDAYVSNQLIKKYRLRKGDMIKGQVRKLRDEKQNAIVNILSINGVRPEDTLKRVNFDDLIPIYPNERFKLELPNSRYDIAIRSIDLIAPIGKGQRGMIVSPPKAGKTTLLKKIATSIAANHPEAHLMVLLIDERPEEVTDMQRSTKGEVIYSTFDESPEHHTRAAELVLARAKRLVEMKKDVVILLDSLTRLARAYNLTIPPTGRTLSGGIDPGALYSPKRFFGSARNIENGGSLTIIATALIDTGSRMDDVIYEEFKGTGNMEIHLDRRLSEKRIFPAIDLAKSSTRREELLLSQKELEGIWSIRRILSVGDTQEATEQLITMMSKTNNNLEFIDNLQLWLKNL